Proteins from a genomic interval of Mytilus trossulus isolate FHL-02 unplaced genomic scaffold, PNRI_Mtr1.1.1.hap1 h1tg000210l__unscaffolded, whole genome shotgun sequence:
- the LOC134701005 gene encoding uncharacterized protein LOC134701005 — MLRTWPSLALIVLTISDIFGTCFGIPFGRFYLPIRDEGGNGLIDTYTIERVENAYELLGLFSKRLFLATELIRLSEEIDNGVEATLRLSTFDDDDDDKVDEDDDGTYKALDDYHRHTSKQFMAHLRYFLRKSSKHGISFNDTADLLSHIFASPWSVDDHGMPLCLSDCIIRAKNPQTSPPPPYTTVHPIVQMIGHPPREDHHNHPDHMQQVEIFFYCSNACKNALLGHGMDAFGK; from the exons ATGCTGAGAACATGGCCTAGTCTGGCGCTCATTGTTTTGACAATATCGGACATATTTGGAACATGTTTTG GTATTCCATTTGGTAGGTTCTATTTACCTATAAGAGACGAAGGCGGTAATGGGTTGATTGACACTTACACGATAGAACGTGTTGAAAACGCCTATGAGCTACTAGGTCTGTTCAGTAAGAGGCTGTTTTTGGCGACAGAGCTCATACGTTTATCTGAGGAAATAGACAATGGGG TAGAGGCAACACTTCGATTGTCGACTTTTGATGACGATGATGACGACAAAGTTGACGAAGACGACGATGGAACATATAAAGCACTAGATGATTACCATCGTCATACGTCAAAACAGTTTATGGCTCATTTAAGAT ATTTCCTAAGAAAATCAAGTAAACATGGTATAAGTTTCAATGATACAGCTGACTTATTATCAC acaTATTTGCGTCACCATGGTCAGTTGACGATCACGGTATGCCATTATGCTTAAGTGATTGCATAATAAGAGCCAAAAATCCGCAAACCTCTCCGCCTCCACCCTATACCACGGTTCATCCAATAGTTCAAATGATAGGACATCCTCCACGAGAAGATCACCACAACCACCCAGATCACATGCAACAAGtggaaatattcttttattGCAGTAATGCGTGTAAAAATGCTTTACTGGGTCATGGAATGGACGCTTTTG gaAAATAG
- the LOC134700967 gene encoding U5 small nuclear ribonucleoprotein 40 kDa protein-like, with product MDIKRKAGDSAMVPFKKPRTDLVAYGSQEKSVLQMGPPRLSGLEAPIMLLTGTEGEIYTCKFSPDGQLIASAGFDRLIGFWNVYGECENFAVLKGHNGAVMQIEFSTDGNTLFSASTDKTVALWDVEAGTRIKKMKGHTSFVNAVSAARRGPQIICSGSDDGTIKLWDARKRGVQQTFQSTYQVTSVSFNDTAEQIISGGIDNDIKVWDLRKNDVLYRLRGHADTLTGLTLSPDGSYLLSNSMDNTLRIWDIRPFAPQERCVKIMQGHQHTFEKNLLRCSWSPDGSKVAAGSGDRFVYIWDTTSRRILYKLPGHAGSVNEVDFHPNEPIIVSGSSDKKLYLGEIE from the exons ATGGACATCAAACGAAAAGCAGGAGACAGTGCCATGGTCCCTTTTAAAAAGCCAAGAACAGATCTGGTAGCCTATGGGTCTCAAGAAAAATCAGTATTACAGATG GGTCCTCCAAGACTGTCTGGACTAGAAGCTCCTATCATGCTATTAACTGGTACAGAAGGAGAAATATATACCTGTAAATTCTCACCTGATGGACAACTAATAGCTTCAGCAGGCTTTGATAGGCTCATTG GTTTTTGGAATGTGTATGGTGAATGtgaaaattttgcagttttaaaAGGTCATAATGGAGCAGTAATGCAGATAGAATTTTCTACAGATGGAAA TACACTATTTTCTGCATCAACGGACAAGACTGTTGCATTATGGGATGTGGAGGCAGGCACAAGAATAAAGAAGATGAAAGGTCACACAAGTTTTGTAAATGCAGTGAGTGCTGCCAGAAGAGGTCCACAAATAATCTGCAGTGGGAGTGACGATGGTACAATAAAG ttATGGGATGCAAGAAAAAGAGGAGTGCAACAAACATTCCAGAGTACATACCAAGTTACATCTGTCTCCTTCAACGACACAGCAGAACAAATTATATCAGGGGGAATTGATAATGATATTAAG GTTTGGGATTTACGGAAGAATGATGTATTATACCGACTTAGAGGACATGCTGATACATTAACAGGCCTGACCTTGAGTCCTGATGGTTCATATTTACTGTCTAACTCGATGGATAATACAT taagaATATGGGATATAAGACCATTTGCTCCACAAGAACGATGTGTTAAAATAATGCAAGGTCACCAACATACTTTTGAAAAG AATTTATTACGCTGTAGTTGGTCACCAGATGGCAGTAAAGTAGCAGCTGGGTCAGGTGACAGATTTGTTTACATATGGGACACCACATCACGGAGAATTTTATACAAACTACCAGGACATGCAGGATCAGTAAATGAAGTTGACTTTCATCCAAACGAACCTATAA ttgtatcAGGGTCAAGTGACAAAAAATTATACCTTGGAGAAATAGAATGA